caagatcagtgttGCTTTCTCAGATGGGCTGCAGCTATAGGCAGAGgtatttcatatcacctactacccgatccttttaaaactggagatgctggggattctGCATGCCAAACGGATGCTCTAAGACTGTACCAAGACTTGTATACTCTTGTATACGATACTTGTATACTCTTTCAgaaacactgtgaggtaggttaggctggttGTCAGTCACCACATGAAGTTCCCAACAGAGCCTGCATTTGACCATTTAAATGTGTGGTTTCCAATAAATACTCATTTCATTTTGTTCCTGATATAGATATCTGTGCAATCCAATGTTGATCTGAATCACTAGAttcccatttatttttattctccATGTAATTAGTGTAGATTCCTCACAGTAAATTCTATCCGTATACAACTACTGTGCATGTAATGGGGTCTCTAGAATTACAGTTAATGATCTGgaattatttagaacatttaaatATAGATACATAACATGTAATTCTCAGGATATAGTCAAAGATCTGTTCtaaattttgcaaaaaaaatagaCTATTATAATTGTAATATAGAATTTTATTTGTAACTGAGAATTCAAAATCAGTTAAGGgaattttaaatatatacttcAGTATGTTTCCATTGTCTTTAATGGACCTTGAAAGAAATGTAAAGCTCTGATCATGTATGGAATAAGCTATGGTAAAGACTTGCATGTAAGGGCATCTTTGAAGACCACTGAAATCCCCAGCTGATTCAAAATCCTGCAGATAAGTCACTGAAAGGGAGATGTTGTATGAGCATGCAATACAGGGTTACAGCTCCGGGTtgagaaattactggagatttgggggtggatgtTGGTGAAGGAAGGTtttggagaggaaagggagatcagcagggtataatgccatacagtccaccctctgaagcagccgttttctccaggggaactgatctctgtagtctagaaatgagttgtaattcctggagatctccgagCCCTAATACAATGCTCATTTTGACTTTGGTTTTAAATACCATTTGAAGCCCTGGGTTTTATCCTCTGTAGGCCTAACTGCTGTTGGTTTAAATTGTCTGACTGGAACATCTCTTGCCCCTCTTAAATCAGCTACATTGGCTACCAGTGTAAGCTGCAAGCATTTTAAGGGGGAGTTATTTCAGGTTTTATTGTAGCCTGTGTGTTTTACATTTAAATTCATAATCCATTTTGAGCCATGGGCAAAAAAAGGTAtaagtattttaattaataaataaatacaaggtacCTTGGACCAGGAGGGAAGACTGCCATGTGAGTCTGCCTGTCTACTCAAATCTTCACAGACAGCCTGTCTCTGGATCCCATTATCCTTGGAGATGAGGCAGGTAAGTGATGAGAAAGAAGGCATTTTCTCTCACGGTGCTGAATCTTTACAATACTCCCCCAAAGAAGTCTGCCAAGTACATTTGTTGCATTCATTCAAACAACATGAAAATGACCTGTTTATTTTCTAGTGTCTTTGGTTAATTCTTATTTCTGCTCTCACTGGAGAGTCTTCTATTATTCCTTTCATGGTCTTGTAATGTTTATGAAGagatttattgtattgtattctaTAGATATCATTGTCATTGTATTGTTTGCCACTTTGAACATTTTGAGGGGAGCATAAtttattgttaataataataataagagtaAATTTAATCTAGAACGTACAGATGACTACATTTTGTAATATGAGTTTATTAATAAGAGTTCTATACTAATTGATGGAAATAGTGAATGTAAAAAAGGTTTCAAATTGTCATTTAGTTGCTTATTATGATTGGATGCTATCACCCATGTGGTGGCTTCACACACACTTGTTTGACTTGCTGAAACATGTGGTGCAGTGTTAACACTATACTACAATCTGCCAATAGTTTAAAATTCCCAGTGGTGTACAATACATCATGCTTAGAAACTAGATTTATTTGTAAATATATTAGTCCAATTAATTTTAAGTAGGAAAAATCACAATCAAGAAACAAcagtggcaaaaaagacaaaatTATGCTACCATCTTGATCACTTTCCATAATATATTTCCCACAAAAAAAGATTTAAGGTTGAACTAAGGTAACCATAAAGCACAGTTACTTTTAAACTAAATAAACACTACTTTAGCTGCTGAGTCAGTAATATGAATTTCTCTTCAGTATGTATGGTCGTCTGGCTTTGTTCACATGTAACTGCCGTTTCAGAATGTAAGGAGTTTTTCTCTTCATCAGGTCTTTATCTTGACTTGAATTCTCTGGATCATAAATATCTTGCTGAAGTAACTGTTGGTAGTAAGAAGAGAATATGGAAGTTTTGTTTTCCAGTGAAATGGTGCTATGTAGGGAGCAGCACATCCTAACCCTTTCAAACCTTTTAAAGTTTTGACACTCTCTCTTCTATAATGAACAAATTATTACCTCTTAACCACCCCCTTCCAAATACTTGATTCTCAGGTGTCCAGCTTGTTCAGAAGGACCATGAGTCCATTCTGTTTGCTCCAAACAGTAGTTATAAAGTCCATAGCAATGTGAGTAGAAtataaaaatattctttaaaacaGATGATCTAAACATGAAAGCTAGCaatataatgataataatatttagcatttatatagtgcGCTGATATTTTACATACACTGGTTTAGTAGCTATCATGAAAAGTAGAGAAGAATGCAAATGTACAAAAGGAACTGCAGTGTATTCTTCAAACAAGCAGATTTCATTGCCTGCTTTCCCAGTTGTACTGACCAACAAGAACATTAACAAACTGAACACTGGGTCAAGTTGTCAATCTTTCCCTCCCATTCTCAGTGATACCCCCTTTTGTGGCTCTGTCTGAGGAAATGGCACTCTTGCCTGCAGAGTTAATGTTTGTCTGTTGGAGATGGACAAGATGGAGGAGTGTCTAGCAAACAAAAGGTGAAATATCTTTTCCCCTGAAATTGCTACTAAGTGCagtaaattggggggggggaggaggggaggcatggcatattttgtttgcttttgtttgCTAATTACAATCTCCTACCACTGAACTTGGTTGGGAAAGTGTTCTCTTCCTCCATCGTCCAATTTTACAGCCCTATCCAAACCAGGCCTTCTCCCATGGCTACtatttttacccccccccccaaaaaatactTTGGGATATCCTACTTAATGTGTTGTTTGACCCATTTGTTCAATATCTAAAAGAATTTTGTCCAGATGTCACACCCTTTTCCTCAGACATTTTTGTACCTGTTCTATATATTTAGGGATTATCTTTGGTTACTCAGAAGAAAGCATGTCATATTTATTTAATGCCTTGTACAGCAGTATTTCCTGTTGGACAGATGGCCAGCAATACACAAACAATTTCATAAGATTTAGGTTCCTTTTAAGTCCCATGAAGTATCTCTAATACTTTAGATTTAAAACTACAAAATTCCTGTGAGCattaaaaatgtattgtcgaaggctttcacggccagagaacgatggttgttgtgggttttctgggctgtattgccgtggtcattAAAAATTTAGTTCTGGTAAAACTACGGAATATATTTTGCAATACATTCCTATGTATAATCTAAATGaaatagaaaatatttttctaaTATATTCTTTCCAAATAGCTCAAAATGTTCTTCTATAGTAATATAGGAACACAGTAATATAAGACAAAACTTGTGTGATAAGTATCCTAGCTAGATTTTACCTCCCAGTGCTGAAAGTTTCTGCTCTGGCAAACTTTTTGAAGCTGATATAGTGTCAACATTGCTTCCATACTGAAGCCATCAAGAGTAGCAGGGAACTGCCTTCTGGAAAGGAGGTCCTCTTCTGTGGCCTCACCTGCTTCCTCGTCTTGGTTGTTTATGTTGCTTATAAGGTCACAAATATTTAGAAGGGTCATTTTCCACTGAGGAAGCTTTGCCTTGTTTATCTGAAAGATTCAAAATGCACAGTATATAAAAGGACCATCATTGTTTATTACCAATTAAATGGCAGTCATATTGTCAAGATAGAGGCTACAGCTGCTAGCAAACAAGGGGTGGAATGGCAGTCCTGCACAGGAGAAGAGGTCACATGGATTCTTGTAGCACAGGATGTGCTAAATGGAGATCACCTATGGATACTGCGATGCTTCATTAATGTTGCCAAAAATATTAACCCTGCAAATAACAATCGTAGGGGAGGGGCTGATAACAGTTAATTTGCTAAGTAATTCCTCTAAGTCCTCTAAAAAAGAATAAAAGCCAGGCAATGCATACTAAGTGGCCCAGCTCTTACTGTACAGAAGTCTGAAGGCTTTCTCTCTACAATCAAAAAACTATGAACAGATTGAAACAGTGGCTAGTGGTTAATTTTCTGTGTTCCTTCCATAACAGAGACAAAGAGGGAGCGAGCGAAGCAAGAAGTCAACCAGTTTTTCCTTCCATAAATGCAACTGAAAGGAGCGCAAGCACTTTGAGCCCTTCCATTATTATTTATCTATAGATAGGAAGTCCACAGGTATACCCAACCCAACAATGAGTTGTCAATCAAAATCTAGTGATTCCATGTGCCATTATGTAGATTCCATTTCTTTATATTTCAATCCTTTTGAGCTTACAGGCAAGCCTGGTGATGGACATTTGAGAAACCTGCAcaaaacaaagccaggaagaataTTAATTTTTGAATCATATTTTTGAACATAGTTGCTATGAAGGTGAAACTCTATTTTTCCCAGTGCATTCTGTCTTTGTTGCCCTTTTTTTTGCATTAAGACACATCTGTTACTGTATTCAGTGATATAATTAAACTGTCAAATTATCTTGCAAGGCTACAACAAGTTTAATACCAAATTAACCTTTGTTTGAAATGTCTTTCTTAATTATTGAAAATTGCCACAACATGGGCAGAGAATCTGAATAAGATGTCTACTGTAATTTCAAGCCTCAACTTCGTTTCTGAACATTAGTCAAATGAAAAGGTGAGGGCAAATGAGCCGTATCGATTCATGATACATTCAGGGGGGAAAATTCATACATTGTGATTAAACGCAGTGGGGAAATTATTCAGCAGGTGCATTCATGTCTGCAGAATGGGTAACAGTACATTCCAAGCCTTTGCCCAATCAAGGACAAGTAAACAGGCAAGAAATGTTGTCTGTGGGAAGCTATGCTGGTGATTCACTGGGGAGAGGCCTTGGATGCAGTGCACCTTTTCCCaaatctgtctgcttccagtgTAATCGTGGATTACGTGTACAAAAACAAGTAAGAAGAACATAAGAGCAGGCATGTTGGATCACAATAACATCCCATCTAATCAAGAATCCTATTTTACACAGTGGGTCAATCAGATGCCTCGGGTGGGAGGGGGTCCACAAGCAGGGCAGAGAGCCCAAAGCTTTCACATGTTGTTTTCTACCAGCACTGGAATCCAAAAAATTTCTGCTTCTGGAGGCATGTACCTTACCTTAGGAATTTCCTCCAGCCTAAATTGTTCTTCCATTGGATTAAGAGACATTtacattggaggaaggctccttaggctttGCTTAGTTGACTAGCAGGATACATGCCAGAGGTTCTGTTTAGTTAACATAGCTCATAGCCATTGATGGGTCTTTCCTACATGAACATGTCTGATAATGCCCTTCTAAACCAATTGATTTCAACAGAATAGTGTAattcttaggatagcactgcaaTAACCTTTTAAAGCCAAATGAACTAGTGGCCACCTCTACATCCTGAAGCAGTGAATTTCAAAAGTTAATTACTTTTTGAAtggagaaatatttccttttatctgtcctaAAGTACAGGCAATATATAATTAATTCATTCCCCTCCCATAAAATGTTTATCAAAACAAGCAACAGAACCAACTATTGTAGTCACCTTTCCATCCCTCCTCTATCACCATACGCATATTAAAAGCaggctttgttttaatctgtataAAAATCAAAATATTCCCTTAAAATTTTCCAGTGTTGTTCCACATGCTGAGTTCACACAAAAATTCTAGAATACTTCCCTAATATTGTTTTGGCTTTCTTTACCTTTACTTTTATGTTTGCCCCCAAGGCAAATAGCAGCTTCATAGAGCCAATTCAAGTCAGGGAATGGCTTAATCCTCCTTCCCTCGTTTTATGGCCCTGATTTGAACTAAGCATGCACATACCCTCTACTTAAAGAAAAAGCAAACTAACACAAGTGCTGCCTTCACAGAACTTCTTCTGTCTAGTTTGACACCCAGGGGAATGTATGATATAAAAGATATTTTTCATCAAACAATAAGCAATGTTACCTTTCTTTGAAGAAATATGTTTTTGttatttaacttttttttctttcccgaGATTCAGACTGACTGTATATGAGTGTACAAGAGAACCCAAAGAAGGGGTGTCAAGAAATTGTTGAAAGTTCTTGGAGAGGGAAAGATTTATATTCAAAGATTTGGAGATACTTTATCTTTGCCCATATCTTCTTTGTTAAAACTCTTTGTTAGGAAGGTCTTGAAATATCAAATATTAAATTATGTCGGTAAAGTATTCCGCTCTCCACCTCCCAGATGAAGAAGGAGTTTGCTTGGACCTCTAGGAAATGCATGTGGTCACATCCAATGACCTATGGAGCATTTAAAGTGAAGTGTCCCTTTGCAATAAGGCCCACACAGTACAGAAGAGACACCTAAGAGAATTGGAGCTCCATAATTCTGTTGTGTGCATGGAGTATGATTCAACTACATTGCAGTTCTTTTAAAGTT
The Eublepharis macularius isolate TG4126 chromosome 9, MPM_Emac_v1.0, whole genome shotgun sequence genome window above contains:
- the NTS gene encoding neurotensin/neuromedin N; this translates as MTKMRMQLVCAMLLAFASWSLCSDSEEEMKALEADLLTNMYTSKINKAKLPQWKMTLLNICDLISNINNQDEEAGEATEEDLLSRRQFPATLDGFSMEAMLTLYQLQKVCQSRNFQHWELLQQDIYDPENSSQDKDLMKRKTPYILKRQLHVNKARRPYILKRNSYY